In Oscillospiraceae bacterium, the genomic window CGGTACGCTCACGCAGTCGGGGAATATGGGGACCGTCAGCGCCTTGCCCAAGGCCGGTCTGGCAGCGGGCGATCACACCGGCGCACTGACCTTCACGTTCAACGGCCAGACGATTTCCGTTCCGCTTTCTTTCAAGGTGGGATTCGCGGCGACCGTAATACCCGACGGTTCGGATTACATCGTCGAGGTGGAAAGCGGCACAGACGTGACAGTAACCATCATCGCGGCCGTTTACGACCAAGCCGGCCGGCTGGCCGACATCAAGACGGCACCAAACGAGGTCATAAACGTAGGCGCCCCGCCGACAGTCAAGAAATTCGAGGGGCTCACCGTACCCGACGGCGGCCTCATCAAGTTCTACTTCTGGGACAGCATGACATATGTACCGCTTTGTGCCCCAAAGTAATGTCCGCTCTCAATAAACTGGACACGGACTCTCACATCTGCTTTAAAGCACGACTGTGTCTCTGAAAAGCAAACAAAAAGCACCGTTTTCTCTCACGGAAACGGTGCTTTTTGACATTTTTTGCACCGAAGAAATGTGAAAAAGAAGGATAATACGCCGAAAAATGAAAAAATGAATAAAAACGGGACATTTTCGAATTGGCATATGAACGCGATGACTAAGCACGGCAATTTCGCCACAGAATTTGGAATATTTTCTATTTTCTACATCAAAGTGTTTACTATTCTCCATTTACTTTTGCATGAGATACTCTACAATAAAAAGTGAGGAAGAGGTCCAGCACATTTGCGGAAATATCCTTATTTTGGAAAGGAAGTGTATCCACATGCGAAAAACCTACGTCAAACGTTTTGCATCCCTTCTCCTGATGATGGCTCTGCTCCTCCAAATCAGCGTATTCACCATAGCCGCCGAGCCCACCGGGGCCGATACGTTTTCCGTCATCCTCCCAAAGACGGAAAATACCATTACTCCTCTGGGTATCGATGATTTTACCCCCCGCTTCTCCTGGCAGATGGAAACCGACGCTTATAACATGAAGCAGACAGCCTATCAGATCATCGTCGCCACGGACTCGGCTCTCGCCGACGGCGTGGTCTGGAACTCAAGCAAGGTGTCAAGCGACGAATCGATCAACGTGTATTACGCGGGCGTTCCCCTTGAAAAACGCACCCGCTACTATTGGCAGGTCATGGTTTGGAACGACCGGGGCGATTCGTCCGCCTCAGAGATCACCTGGTTTGAAACCGGTCTGACCCGGGAGGATTTCTCCGCCGAATTCATCGCCGTGAACCGCGCGCCTCTGCTCATGCCCAATCCGGCCTCCTATGAAATCAGTGTCGATTTCAAGGCGGAAAAGAACGGCGCCGGCATCGTTTTCGCCGGACAAAGCGGTTCAACCTTCCTCATGTGGCAGTATAATACCTGGTACGGTGCTAACGGCTCAACCTATTTGCGTCCGCACATGTGGGTCAACAACGCCGTCAGCTTGCCTACAACCGTCACAGGGTACAACGACTGTACGGTCGTGGGCGCCACCGGACAGGTGAACATCGACGCGGTTGTTCCGCAAGAGGCCAAGTATGACTGGCATAACATGCGGCTCGTGATCACCAGTCCGGGCGACGCTAGCGCCACCGGCACGGTGGACACCTACATAGACGGTGTACAGGTATCCCGCCACACGGGACTCATCACCAAATACGGGCAGGTCGGCTTCCGCGCCGTGCAGGCCGACGGTTCTAAACCAGAGCTGGGCTTCGAGCAGTCTGATTTTGACAACTTCCTCATCAAGGGCGGAGACGGCGTCGCGCTGTTTGCCCAAGACTTCAGCGAAGATCGCGGCATTTTCACGCACAGCAACATTTCTTATAAAACCGATGAAACCCGCGGTGGCTACATTTACGTCGACGGCACGGGTCTTCTCAACCCCTTGCTATTCACCCCTATCGTCTCCGGCTCCAGCATTGGCAGTTCGCTGCCTATGGTGCGCAAGAGCTTTGACGCCCTCGCGGGCAAGACCATCAAGAGCGCGCGGCTCTATGCCACCGCCTTCGGTCTTTATGACGCCTTCATCAACGGAACGGCAGTCGCTCCGGACGAGATGTACAACCCCGGCTGGACTGATTACCGCACGGTGCTGATGTATCAGACCTACGATGTGACGCAATTGATCCAGCCCGGTGAAAACGCCCTGGCCGCCCAACTGGGTAACGGCTGGTTTGCCGGGCATGTCGGATACAGTCATACCGGCAACGGCAGCGATAACTCCAACAAATACGGTCAATATCCGGCCTTCCTCGGTCAGCTTGAAATCACCTATACCGACGGTACGGTGCAGACTATCGCCACCGACGGCTCCTGGAAGGTCAATACCGACGGACCTTATCTGGCCACCGACAACCACGACGGCGAGACATATGACGCACGCCGTGAGATCCCCGGCTGGAGCGCGGCCGCCTTCGACGACGTCGATTGGTCTAGCGCAGGCGTGGTCGATTCGGCCAACGCATCCTATCTGCTGGGCAGAACCACATCCAGTTCCTACAGCGGTTTTGCGGGCGCGGTCGTCGACGTGGACAATGTGAGACTCATCTCTCAAATCGGTCCCCGCATTCGAATTGGTCAAACCTTGAGCGACGAGGAAGAAGCTCTGCTTGGCAAAGAGATCCGTGACGTCACCGTCATAGACACCTTCGCTGACGGACGCGTCATTCTTGACTGCGGTCAGAACGTGGCCGGCGTCGTCACGCTCACCATCCGAGGCGGTCAGGCGGGTGACCAAATCCGCTTGCGTTACGCCGAGATGATCAACGACGGCGTCAACAACCAACCCGTCAACGAGCTATATACCGCCGCCCTCCGTTCGGCTAAAGCTACCGACTACTACACCAAAAAGGGCTCCGGCATTGAGGTGTACACCCCCCGCTTTACTTGGCATGGCTTCCGTTACATCGAGGTGCAGGGCTATCCCGGAACCCTGAACGCAGATGATATAAGCGTTTACTTTGTCGGCAGCGAAATCCCCCTGACAGGCATGGTGGAAAGTTCCAGCGCCGATCTGAATCAGTTCTATTCCAACGTTATGTGGAGCCAGAAGGGCAACTTCTTCTCCATCCCATCCGACTGCCCGCAGCGTGACGAACGCTTGGGTTGGATGGACGTCCACGCATTCTCCATCACCGCCGCTTACAACCGAAACGTTGAGGAATTTTTCAACAAGTTCGTGCACGACATGATGTCCCGCCAGCGCCCCGACGGCGGCATGTGGGACTATCTTCCCGACGAGGGTCACGACCACTACTTCGGCAACGCCGGCTGGGCTGACGCGGCTACCATCGTTCCGTGGAACATGTATGTGATGTACGGCGACAAGAAGATCCTGGAAGAAGCCTACTCCATGATGCAGGGACATCTGTACTATCACATGATGGGCGCCTCTTCTTCCACCGGCTCGGACTACGCTTGGAACCAAGGCGCGACATATCCCGCTTTTGACAAAGCCAATCCTCAGCAACCCGCCATCACCGATCTGGGCACGATCGACGACGACCGCAAGTACATTCTCGGCAATTGCGCTTACGGCGATTGGGTGCCTGTCGTGAGCACCCCCAACGAGATCTTCTCGACGGCCTACTACGCCCGTTCGGCCGATATCGTGGCTAACGCGGCAGAAGTGCTTGGCATGACCGATGACGCCGCATACTACAGAGCGTTGGCCGACCGTATCAAGCTGAGTTTTCAGCGTCGCTTCTACAATGAATCCACCGGAATCATCAGCAGCGGCGCCAGAGGGGGCGACACCCAAGCCAGCTACGCCTTTGCCATCGCCTTCGATCTGCTGCCTGCCAGCGAATCGCCCAAGCTGCACGCCAGGCTGGGGCAGCTGGTAGAGTCCACCGGTTACATGACCACCGGTATGCAGGGTTCCCGCGTGCTGCTGCCCGCACTGAGTGAGTCCGGTTACAGCGATCTTGCCTACAACCTGCTCATCGGCGTTGACACCTATCCGTCATGGCTGTACTCCATCCGTCAGGGGGCGACCACGATCTGGGAGCGCTGGAACTCCTACACCAAAGAAACAGGCTTCGGTCCGGTGGGTATGAACTCTTTTAACCACTTCGCCTTCGGCGCGGGCTTTGAATGGGTCTACCGCTATGCGGCTGGCATTGAGGTCGACGAGAGCGCGCCCGGCTTCAAGCACATCATCCTCCAGCCAACTCCCGACAACAGCTTGAGCTTCCTAAACACAAGCTTTGACAGTGCTTACGGCCGCATTGTCTCCGACTGGACATATGATGGGCCTACCGGTGCGTTTGACTACACCGCGACGGTGCCCGGCAATACCTCGGCCACCGTCTATGTTCCCGCCTCTGCCGAGGCGGAGGTCACCTTAAACGGCGTGGGCACAAACGGTGTCCTGCCTGCGGGCGTGACCTACCGGGGTTATGACGCGCAGAGCAAACGAGCCGTCTTCGAGGCGGGTTCGGGTACATACCGTTTCACCTCGCAGATCAAATCGGACAGACCCACGAAACCCGTCCTCGTCGAGTCGCCGGAGAGCGGGACATATCTGCTGGGCGCGGACGCCAGCCTGAGTGTATCGGTCAGCACTAATGACGGCGGCGCGCTGTCATATCAGTGGTTCCGCAGTTCGGCCAAAAACACCGAAAACGGCACACCTGTCGGCACTGACAGTCCCGTGTATACACTACCGACCTCCCTTCCGGGCACAAGCTTCTACTATGTGACGGTGACAAATACGCTGAGCGATCAGTCCGTCTCAATAACAAGCAATGTGGCCAGTGTAAATGTGGTTACGCCAGTAACCGGCAAGCCGCAACCCGGTTCCTACGCCATGGCGCAAAACGTCGTCCTATCCTCCATTATAGAGGGCACGGACATTTACTACACCACGGACGGGACGGCGCCCACGACAGCCAGCGCGCAGTTCACGGCGCCCATCACTGTTAGCCAGAACACTGTCATCCGCGCCATCGCCGTAAAGGACGACGAGATCGGTGAAATCACAGACCTCAAGTACATCATCGACCCCAGCCTGCTGCTGTTCTTTGACGATTTCAGCGATGGACTCGGCAAATGGACAGGCACAGCCAACGCTACGATTGTGGATGGGTGGATGAGACTCACAAGCAATGAGAATATGTATTCGGCAGTCGGCGGTGACTGGACAAACTACATTCTGGAAGCCGACGTCAAGGTCGAAAACGCATACGCTGGATTGACTTTCCGCTGGCAAAGCGGCGGCGACCAATACATGTGGAACTTCTCCTCCACAGGATATATGCGCAGGCATACAAAGATAAACAACACTTTCTCGGCATTCGCAGACATTCCTTTTAAGCTTGAGAACGTTGGAGACGCGTTCCATGTCAAGCTGATCATAGACGGCAACATGATTTCCTCCTATGTGAACGATGAGCTGCTCGACGTCATGACACTGGACAACTTCCCCGGTGGTCGCATTGGTTTCCGCCAATCAGGCACCGAAGCGGGTCTGTTTGACAATATCGTCGTCACCAGAATTGTCGATACAGCTGAGATTACACCTGACATCAAGGACTTCGGAAGACTGCCGGACGGCTATTCCGCCGCCGATCTGACTCCGCAAACCTTCACCTTCGCCTACAACGGCTCGGGATCCCTGAAAACCCTGAGCGCCGACCTAGACGCGAACTCCGACTTTGAGTTTGTCGGTACACTCACGCAGTCTGGAAACATGGGCGCTGTCAGCGTTGTACCCAAGACCGGTTTGGCCGCGGGCGATCACATCGGCGCACTGAGCTTCACGTTCAACGACCAGACGATTTCCGTCCCGCTTTCCTTCAAGGTAGGATTCGCGGCGACCGTAACATCCGACGGTTCGGATTACATCGTCGAGGTGGAAAGCGGCACAGACGTGACAGTAACCATCATCGCGGCCGTTTACGACCAGGCCGGTCGGCTGGCCGATATCAAGACGGCACCAAACGAGGTTATAAACGTAGGCGCCCCGCCGGTCATCAAGAAATTCGAGGGGATAAGCATACCCGATGGTGGCTGCATCAAGTTCTACTTCTGGGAGAGCACGACGTATGTGCCGCTTTGTGCCCCAAAGTAAGGCCCAGTCTCAACAAAACGGGCACGAACGCCCGCACCTGCGTTAAAGCGCGACCGTGTTTCTGAAAAACAAACAAAAAGCACCGTTTCACAAAAGAAACGGTGCTTTTTGATGCTTTTGAAAAGGTATACCTTTTCAAAAGCGCGGCACAAACATCAACGTCTCTATTGTACTGCACGTATTTTGTGAAGTCAAGCAATATATAAAATAATTTTTATATATTTTAGCCAAATTCAGTGAAGCAAATCTCCTCCAAAAGGCGACTTCAAAAAGGTATAGCATGACAGGCTCGCATGAAGAGCGCCGAAGGGGGAGCGTCTTCGTGAAACAGTACACTTTTTGCCCACATTGACGGCAAAAAAGGAGAATATGAGCGACAAATTGCTAGATGGAGTGATGAAATACACAAAATACAAAGAAAAATTTACAGTGTTCTTGTATTTCCTGGCGAGTCGTGATACAATAATTTGTCAACATTTGCGAGGAAACACCCCAGGGATTGGGGATTACATACGGTTGCGAGTGCATCCATAAACGATGCGCCCATACATGATGAAGGAGGAACGTAACGCAATGAAAAAGCAAAATTTAAAACGGTTTGGCGGATTGCTTGTGTGCTTGGCCCTTCTGCTGGCCATGCTGCCCGTGACGATTGTGAACGCGGCGGGGGACATCAGGCTTGACCCCACTGTCGAGTACCAGACCATGGAGGGCTGGGGTACCTCTATCTGCTGGTGGGGCAACACCGTCGGCACATGGATCGGCGCCGCCAACGAGAAGAGTATCGCCTACGGCCTGAGCCTTGACCCGCCTGTTGAGAACATGGAAGTGCGTGACGCCATCATCCATATGTTCTATTCGCCCGACGCGCTGAACATGAACATGGCCCGATTCTGTGTCGGCGGCGGCGACGAGGACAACTACGCCAACACGACCATCACGCGCATCGAAACCATGGTGCCCGGCTGGAGCATCGACATGTACGGCGACGACGGCGGCAACAACGGCGGTGTGGTGGTGGACGGCTTCTATGACAAACCCATCCGGGAGATGAACGACTACGGCCAGCTGTATGTGCTGTGCGAAGCGGCCAGGATCCGTCAGGAATACTGCGATTCGCTTGGCGTCCCCAACGACTTCGTCGTCGAGGTGTTCTCCAACTCACCCCCCTGGTACATGACCGAATCCGGCCGTGTGACCGGCGCTTTTCGCCTGAGCAGCGCTGAGATAGCCGCGTTGGGGGACTGGTCCGTAGGCGGCGCCTCCACGACCGGCAACGCCGACAACATCAAAAAGGATCAAGACATCGCCGACTTTTGCGCGTACATGGCGGCCGCGGCCAAGTATATGGACAACATGCTGGCCCCTTACGGCGCCAAAGTCGACATGGTGAACCCCATGAACGAGCCGGGTTGCTATTACTGGGGCGGCGACCACAGTGGAAACATGTGGAAGCAGGAAGGCTGCAACGTGTCCTACGGTGAGGCGCAGAGCAAGGTGATGCGCGCCATGCGGGCCGCACTGGACGACATCGGCATGGAAGACGTTTTCCTGACCATGGGTGAAACCAGTTACGGCACGACGATCGCCGGTTACCAGCTCTTCGCCGAGGACGTCAAGGACATAACGCCCCTCGTGGGAACCCATGCGTACCAGGCGGAAGAAAACAACATAAGGTCCACAAATGACATCAATCGCACCTATCTGCGCGACCTGACGAAATCCCACGACAAGACCCTGTGGCAGGTGGAGGTCGGTCATAGCAACGGCAATTTTATCACCGGTGCGATGAGCGGCGCCATGAACCTCACAAGGATCATGAACAGAGACCTGAAAACGGCGCAGGTTTCGGGCTGGATGGACTGGTGCCCGGCCGAGCCTCTGTATGACAACCTGACGCTCAACAACGCAAATCAAGTGTCGGGCCTCGGCGGATGGGGTCTGATGCAAGTCAACTCAAATTCGACGGCGTACGGCGTCGAGGGCGTCAAGGGGATCACCATGTTTGGCAAGCCGGCCGGTCCATATGCCGCCCAAA contains:
- a CDS encoding family 78 glycoside hydrolase catalytic domain, whose product is MRKTYVKRFASLLLMMALLLQISVFTIAAEPTGADTFSVILPKTENTITPLGIDDFTPRFSWQMETDAYNMKQTAYQIIVATDSALADGVVWNSSKVSSDESINVYYAGVPLEKRTRYYWQVMVWNDRGDSSASEITWFETGLTREDFSAEFIAVNRAPLLMPNPASYEISVDFKAEKNGAGIVFAGQSGSTFLMWQYNTWYGANGSTYLRPHMWVNNAVSLPTTVTGYNDCTVVGATGQVNIDAVVPQEAKYDWHNMRLVITSPGDASATGTVDTYIDGVQVSRHTGLITKYGQVGFRAVQADGSKPELGFEQSDFDNFLIKGGDGVALFAQDFSEDRGIFTHSNISYKTDETRGGYIYVDGTGLLNPLLFTPIVSGSSIGSSLPMVRKSFDALAGKTIKSARLYATAFGLYDAFINGTAVAPDEMYNPGWTDYRTVLMYQTYDVTQLIQPGENALAAQLGNGWFAGHVGYSHTGNGSDNSNKYGQYPAFLGQLEITYTDGTVQTIATDGSWKVNTDGPYLATDNHDGETYDARREIPGWSAAAFDDVDWSSAGVVDSANASYLLGRTTSSSYSGFAGAVVDVDNVRLISQIGPRIRIGQTLSDEEEALLGKEIRDVTVIDTFADGRVILDCGQNVAGVVTLTIRGGQAGDQIRLRYAEMINDGVNNQPVNELYTAALRSAKATDYYTKKGSGIEVYTPRFTWHGFRYIEVQGYPGTLNADDISVYFVGSEIPLTGMVESSSADLNQFYSNVMWSQKGNFFSIPSDCPQRDERLGWMDVHAFSITAAYNRNVEEFFNKFVHDMMSRQRPDGGMWDYLPDEGHDHYFGNAGWADAATIVPWNMYVMYGDKKILEEAYSMMQGHLYYHMMGASSSTGSDYAWNQGATYPAFDKANPQQPAITDLGTIDDDRKYILGNCAYGDWVPVVSTPNEIFSTAYYARSADIVANAAEVLGMTDDAAYYRALADRIKLSFQRRFYNESTGIISSGARGGDTQASYAFAIAFDLLPASESPKLHARLGQLVESTGYMTTGMQGSRVLLPALSESGYSDLAYNLLIGVDTYPSWLYSIRQGATTIWERWNSYTKETGFGPVGMNSFNHFAFGAGFEWVYRYAAGIEVDESAPGFKHIILQPTPDNSLSFLNTSFDSAYGRIVSDWTYDGPTGAFDYTATVPGNTSATVYVPASAEAEVTLNGVGTNGVLPAGVTYRGYDAQSKRAVFEAGSGTYRFTSQIKSDRPTKPVLVESPESGTYLLGADASLSVSVSTNDGGALSYQWFRSSAKNTENGTPVGTDSPVYTLPTSLPGTSFYYVTVTNTLSDQSVSITSNVASVNVVTPVTGKPQPGSYAMAQNVVLSSIIEGTDIYYTTDGTAPTTASAQFTAPITVSQNTVIRAIAVKDDEIGEITDLKYIIDPSLLLFFDDFSDGLGKWTGTANATIVDGWMRLTSNENMYSAVGGDWTNYILEADVKVENAYAGLTFRWQSGGDQYMWNFSSTGYMRRHTKINNTFSAFADIPFKLENVGDAFHVKLIIDGNMISSYVNDELLDVMTLDNFPGGRIGFRQSGTEAGLFDNIVVTRIVDTAEITPDIKDFGRLPDGYSAADLTPQTFTFAYNGSGSLKTLSADLDANSDFEFVGTLTQSGNMGAVSVVPKTGLAAGDHIGALSFTFNDQTISVPLSFKVGFAATVTSDGSDYIVEVESGTDVTVTIIAAVYDQAGRLADIKTAPNEVINVGAPPVIKKFEGISIPDGGCIKFYFWESTTYVPLCAPK